Proteins encoded in a region of the Anaerolineales bacterium genome:
- a CDS encoding beta-galactosidase has protein sequence MAIRIESNGLYLEGRQIPLYAGTVHYWRHAPEDWRTILEGVKELGFEVVSFPVPWGLHESGPGIFDFGEKNPSKGLPNFIDLCREIGLMAIVRIGPIVDEDMPYGGFPLRVIRNPALWAQTSTGAPAISARFMPPVAIPSYASDRFLQEAGKFLDQTLPILAPRQFPDGPIVLCLINKETAFFGRTQAYDLDYSPDSIALYRKFLSDKYGTIEALNEVYGGNFSTFTEIAPPKSCEAVVQRDLPRYLDWAEYKEFLILRFHGRLVQMVRDRGITVPLGVDGPPHLSTPIESLEMQKTIDTPLFGMEVDPRPAEYPALARKIRYLTGTGRLPFVSRFGAGHSWFTTHVNTPAEQEFAILSAVMHGMSAADFHMLAEGDRWVGAPIQRSGAFREEYAAMFRRLNAFFSQYRIFESKKNCRTLVLLSQGLERYHSAFSTLNHAYLGLLRIPKAFSDVPSSLGFLTEPVLQSIYEERSWIAEACRYLENAQVEYNLANTRIVLDELVKYDMVFVPTADFMDPKEQERLLEFADRGGHLVFGPALPTLDERMNPASVLGAAIQIPGTQNRESGKITFLPGFDQAKDLITPDMPNVVLIDNPHLRLTIRGGLSILVFLANPTNTVQRSIMISSWPLRGVWNAPEGTQTGSVTSEVPPYTVQVWEVLK, from the coding sequence ATGGCCATCCGGATTGAATCCAACGGGTTGTATTTGGAGGGGCGTCAGATACCGCTGTACGCCGGGACCGTCCATTATTGGCGCCATGCGCCGGAAGATTGGCGGACGATCCTGGAGGGGGTGAAAGAACTCGGATTTGAGGTCGTGAGTTTTCCGGTTCCATGGGGCCTGCATGAATCCGGCCCGGGGATCTTTGACTTCGGGGAGAAGAACCCAAGCAAGGGGCTTCCGAACTTCATCGATCTGTGCCGCGAAATCGGCTTGATGGCGATCGTCCGGATCGGGCCGATCGTCGATGAAGACATGCCGTACGGCGGATTCCCGCTGCGGGTGATCCGCAATCCCGCCTTGTGGGCTCAAACGTCGACGGGGGCGCCGGCTATCTCCGCGCGGTTCATGCCGCCGGTCGCCATTCCCTCCTACGCCAGCGACCGTTTCCTTCAGGAGGCGGGCAAATTTCTGGATCAGACTCTGCCGATCCTCGCGCCGCGGCAGTTTCCCGACGGACCGATCGTCCTCTGCCTGATCAACAAGGAAACCGCGTTCTTCGGGCGGACCCAGGCTTACGATCTGGATTACTCCCCCGATTCGATCGCCTTGTACCGGAAATTCCTGTCCGACAAGTACGGGACCATCGAAGCGCTAAACGAAGTATACGGCGGAAATTTCTCGACCTTCACGGAGATTGCTCCGCCGAAATCCTGCGAGGCGGTCGTCCAACGCGATCTCCCGCGGTATTTGGATTGGGCAGAGTATAAGGAATTCCTGATCCTCCGCTTTCACGGCCGCCTCGTGCAGATGGTCCGGGATAGGGGAATTACCGTCCCCCTGGGCGTCGACGGTCCGCCCCATTTATCCACGCCGATTGAAAGCTTGGAGATGCAGAAAACCATCGATACGCCGCTCTTTGGCATGGAGGTGGATCCGCGGCCGGCGGAGTATCCCGCCCTGGCCCGGAAAATCCGCTATCTGACCGGCACCGGCCGGCTTCCGTTCGTCTCGCGGTTCGGCGCCGGGCATTCCTGGTTCACCACGCACGTCAATACCCCCGCCGAGCAGGAATTCGCCATACTCAGCGCAGTGATGCACGGCATGTCGGCGGCGGATTTTCACATGCTGGCCGAGGGCGACCGGTGGGTGGGGGCTCCGATTCAGCGGTCGGGCGCGTTCCGAGAGGAGTACGCCGCGATGTTCCGGCGGTTGAACGCGTTTTTCAGCCAATACCGGATATTCGAAAGCAAAAAGAATTGCCGCACGCTGGTGCTCCTCTCCCAAGGCTTGGAAAGGTACCACAGCGCATTTTCTACCCTGAACCACGCCTACCTTGGATTGCTGCGAATCCCGAAGGCTTTTTCCGATGTGCCGTCGTCCCTGGGTTTCCTGACGGAGCCGGTGCTGCAATCCATTTACGAAGAGCGCAGCTGGATTGCAGAGGCATGCCGGTATTTGGAAAACGCCCAGGTGGAATACAACCTGGCGAACACCCGAATCGTGCTGGACGAGCTCGTGAAGTACGACATGGTATTCGTTCCCACGGCCGATTTCATGGATCCGAAGGAGCAGGAACGGCTGCTGGAATTCGCCGACCGCGGCGGACACCTGGTGTTCGGGCCGGCGCTGCCCACGCTCGACGAGCGGATGAATCCGGCTTCGGTCCTTGGCGCGGCGATACAAATTCCCGGCACCCAAAACCGCGAATCCGGAAAAATCACGTTCCTGCCCGGCTTCGACCAGGCGAAGGACCTGATCACCCCCGATATGCCGAACGTGGTCCTGATCGACAACCCCCACCTGCGGTTGACGATCCGCGGCGGCCTGTCGATTCTCGTCTTCCTCGCCAATCCGACCAATACCGTCCAGCGGTCGATCATGATCTCCTCCTGGCCGTTGCGCGGCGTGTGGAACGCTCCGGAGGGGACCCAAACGGGGTCCGTGACGAGCGAAGTCCCGCCGTACACCGTACAGGTGTGGGAGGTGTTGAAATGA
- a CDS encoding glycosyltransferase family 4 protein, which yields MRILQIHPLMKSEALAPAAGGMARASLQLTRLMTERGHEVQVLPIPEGVGARELWEVAPGRAVEVAAAMHIPGAKDLPRLAWAVLRLRPLPAGVKNLFYDAFALTALRREMELFRPEIVHNHLARMPFARLARALGLRGNLVLTHHHGQSGEGLGVYDRVVFPSRSSLEHIAVQRRLPQNRMRAIHYPVSPVFCRRPVETGRDRRGVMFIGAVRLRKGIDLLLDAYRSDAGLWKEPLLVCGRGEDEGLVRQAVGDGLPVTALGQLAPQELAERLTGIRLVVIPSRLENFSIALLEALCSGVPVIGWAPQIREMEAVLGMPVGAGFESGRETAEDLARRIREALRGDADSPAYRRALADAARKAFSEERYAEAYLDLFREMLGS from the coding sequence ATGCGCATTCTCCAGATCCATCCGCTGATGAAATCGGAGGCGCTCGCCCCGGCGGCGGGAGGCATGGCGCGCGCATCGCTCCAGCTCACCCGCCTGATGACCGAACGGGGCCACGAGGTCCAGGTGCTGCCGATCCCGGAAGGCGTCGGTGCGCGCGAGTTGTGGGAGGTCGCTCCGGGGCGCGCCGTGGAGGTTGCGGCGGCGATGCACATCCCCGGCGCCAAGGATTTGCCCCGGCTGGCGTGGGCTGTCCTGCGGCTGCGACCGTTGCCGGCCGGGGTGAAAAACCTCTTCTACGATGCATTCGCCCTGACCGCACTGCGCCGGGAGATGGAACTCTTCCGGCCCGAGATCGTCCACAACCACCTGGCCCGGATGCCGTTCGCCCGGCTGGCGCGCGCCCTCGGGCTGCGCGGCAACCTGGTCCTCACCCATCACCACGGCCAATCGGGCGAGGGATTGGGCGTCTACGACCGCGTGGTCTTCCCTTCGCGCTCCTCCTTGGAGCACATCGCCGTGCAAAGGCGCCTGCCCCAGAACCGCATGCGGGCGATCCATTATCCGGTCTCCCCCGTCTTCTGCCGCCGGCCGGTGGAAACCGGCCGTGACCGCCGGGGGGTGATGTTCATCGGTGCGGTCCGCCTCCGCAAAGGGATCGACTTGCTGTTGGACGCCTATCGCTCGGATGCGGGTCTATGGAAGGAGCCGCTGCTGGTCTGCGGACGCGGCGAGGATGAAGGCTTGGTGCGGCAGGCGGTTGGGGACGGCCTGCCGGTTACCGCGCTCGGACAGCTTGCCCCGCAGGAGTTGGCGGAACGGCTGACCGGTATCCGCCTGGTGGTCATCCCCAGCCGGTTGGAAAATTTCAGCATCGCCTTGTTGGAAGCCCTGTGCAGCGGGGTGCCCGTGATCGGGTGGGCGCCGCAGATCCGCGAAATGGAAGCCGTCCTGGGAATGCCGGTCGGCGCGGGATTCGAAAGCGGCCGAGAGACCGCCGAGGATCTCGCCCGGCGGATTCGCGAAGCCCTTCGCGGCGATGCGGATTCCCCCGCATACCGCCGGGCCCTGGCGGACGCCGCCCGAAAGGCGTTCTCCGAGGAACGCTATGCGGAAGCCTACCTCGATTTGTTCCGGGAGATGCTTGGATCCTGA
- a CDS encoding glycosyltransferase family 4 protein, with the protein MKPLRILQIQTYLRSERINPRAGGKSRVALMLTRGLLEAGQKVALYPWPERIWGETLEFSASPAVPAPVFPTLALPSPARLLPDAARLLRAKFSGSDRHMLFLDLCFLEGLRLAIDRFGPDILHCHQTESDIPVLLPLTGRKPRTILTHHSGRTGSNLSVYDRIIFLSRAMQDEVCRKTGYPRERTRILYYPVSDVFLEGEVVPGSERSGLVSVGNLKDSKGVDLLLEAYRRNERLRGHTLHLCGSGQDEERYKSLVKQENLPVVFHGRLSASEIKTIVSGSLLLVNPSRMEGFSVALMESLACGTPVVGWAPQVQELQDWWRQPVGWAFDARIEGVDALAGLVAEALESPVLGDPSRRALADKARESFSMQRYGREMAGHYADLIGGG; encoded by the coding sequence ATGAAGCCCCTTCGCATTCTGCAAATCCAGACCTACCTGCGGTCCGAGCGGATCAATCCCCGCGCCGGCGGAAAATCCCGCGTGGCGTTGATGCTCACCCGCGGTCTGCTCGAAGCCGGGCAGAAGGTCGCATTGTACCCGTGGCCGGAGCGGATCTGGGGAGAAACGCTTGAATTCTCCGCCTCGCCGGCCGTTCCCGCTCCTGTGTTCCCAACCCTTGCGCTTCCCTCCCCGGCCCGGCTGTTGCCGGATGCCGCGCGCCTGCTGAGGGCGAAATTCTCCGGATCCGACCGCCACATGCTTTTTCTGGACCTGTGTTTCCTCGAGGGTCTGCGCCTGGCGATCGACCGTTTCGGACCGGACATCCTGCATTGCCATCAGACCGAATCCGATATCCCCGTCCTACTGCCGCTGACCGGAAGAAAACCGCGCACCATCCTAACCCATCATTCCGGGCGCACCGGATCCAACCTTTCGGTGTACGACCGGATCATCTTCCTGAGCCGGGCGATGCAGGACGAAGTCTGCCGCAAAACCGGATACCCGAGGGAGAGAACCCGGATCCTGTACTACCCGGTGTCGGATGTTTTTTTGGAGGGGGAGGTCGTTCCGGGTTCGGAACGCAGTGGATTGGTCAGCGTGGGGAATTTGAAGGATTCCAAAGGGGTGGACCTGTTGCTGGAGGCGTACCGCCGTAACGAGCGCCTGCGCGGGCATACGCTGCATTTGTGCGGCAGCGGGCAGGATGAGGAAAGGTATAAATCGCTTGTGAAGCAGGAAAACCTGCCGGTCGTGTTTCACGGCCGCCTCAGCGCCTCGGAAATCAAGACGATCGTCTCCGGCTCCCTGCTGCTGGTGAATCCCAGCCGGATGGAAGGTTTTTCGGTGGCGTTGATGGAATCCCTGGCTTGCGGAACGCCGGTCGTCGGCTGGGCGCCGCAAGTGCAGGAGCTTCAAGACTGGTGGCGGCAGCCGGTCGGATGGGCGTTCGACGCGCGGATCGAAGGAGTTGACGCGCTTGCGGGGTTGGTGGCCGAAGCGCTGGAATCGCCCGTTCTCGGCGATCCGTCGCGGCGCGCGCTGGCGGACAAGGCGCGCGAATCGTTTTCGATGCAACGCTACGGCCGGGAGATGGCCGGCCACTACGCCGATCTGATCGGGGGCGGATAG
- a CDS encoding glycosyltransferase family 4 protein has translation MAKTTFRIMQIHPFLKGEGVNPRAGGKSRLSLQLSREFAARGNDVAIFPFPEPILEKPYWIDNPGKPIRLIPTARITAVKDWAGFTIKAARLPAANRSAHSVRMDTMFLAGLREAVRDFQPEILHNHLSFSEFPLLYRALGMTVPLVLTHHTHTAGQHLQAYRRIIFASDALRTLVCGRDAALLECSRLIRPAVERVFSDSTAPVSTRRKGILFVGGLRLDKGLQHLLAAYAKSPALRKIPLRICGIGPEQEHFEAFARKHKVPATFLGRVDPERMRAEYSAAELLVNPSPAEGFSLALAEAMCCGTAVIGWKPQVEETAKLLRMECGAGFDPAHSAPEELAGRILKWIRGKEYRTLPYRKALAARARKFFSIERYATENLLAYEEVMEEG, from the coding sequence ATGGCGAAAACAACCTTCCGGATCATGCAAATTCACCCCTTTCTAAAGGGGGAGGGGGTAAATCCCCGCGCCGGGGGAAAATCGCGACTCTCGCTGCAGCTTTCGCGGGAATTCGCCGCCCGCGGCAACGATGTGGCGATTTTTCCGTTTCCGGAGCCCATTCTGGAAAAACCGTATTGGATCGACAATCCCGGAAAACCCATCCGCCTGATCCCGACTGCGCGAATCACGGCGGTGAAGGATTGGGCCGGATTTACCATTAAGGCGGCGCGTCTGCCGGCGGCCAACCGTTCGGCCCATTCGGTCCGGATGGATACGATGTTCCTGGCCGGGCTGCGCGAGGCGGTCCGGGATTTTCAGCCGGAGATCCTCCACAACCACCTCTCGTTTTCCGAATTCCCTCTTTTGTACCGTGCACTCGGGATGACGGTCCCCCTGGTGCTGACGCATCACACGCACACCGCCGGCCAGCACCTGCAAGCCTACCGGCGGATCATCTTCGCCTCCGATGCGCTGCGCACTTTGGTCTGCGGACGGGACGCCGCCCTGCTCGAGTGTTCGCGGCTCATCCGACCGGCCGTCGAGCGGGTGTTCTCCGATTCCACGGCGCCCGTATCGACCCGTCGGAAAGGGATTCTGTTCGTCGGCGGGTTGCGGCTCGACAAAGGATTGCAGCATCTTCTCGCGGCGTATGCGAAATCACCGGCTTTGCGCAAAATCCCTCTGCGGATCTGCGGGATCGGCCCGGAGCAGGAACACTTCGAAGCCTTTGCCCGGAAACATAAGGTTCCGGCGACGTTTCTCGGGCGGGTCGATCCCGAGAGGATGCGCGCAGAATACTCGGCCGCGGAACTGCTCGTAAATCCGAGCCCGGCCGAAGGATTCAGCCTGGCGCTGGCGGAGGCGATGTGCTGCGGGACCGCGGTGATCGGATGGAAGCCGCAGGTGGAAGAAACGGCGAAATTGTTGCGCATGGAATGCGGAGCGGGCTTCGACCCGGCTCATTCCGCGCCGGAGGAACTCGCCGGCCGGATTCTCAAATGGATCAGGGGCAAGGAATACCGGACTCTCCCCTACCGGAAGGCACTTGCCGCGCGGGCGCGCAAGTTTTTCTCCATCGAGCGGTATGCCACGGAAAATCTGCTCGCGTACGAAGAGGTGATGGAGGAAGGGTGA
- a CDS encoding WbqC family protein, producing MKRVAIHQPEHMPWLGYLDKARRADEFIFLDTVAFKKNYFENRNRIRTPQGWGWVTVPVLLKGRFGQAFLDVEINNQARWAEVYWRTLLQNYSRAPYWKAYGPVLEELLLKPWQKLVDLNLALIELLWRTFGIATPVRRASALGVAGKKSGLLLDICRKTGAAVYLSGPSGKDYLDQALFIDAGIEVEFHEFHHPEYPQRFSPFVPGMASIDLLLNEGPKGIRLLNGKGS from the coding sequence GTGAAGCGCGTCGCCATCCACCAACCCGAGCACATGCCGTGGCTCGGATACCTCGACAAGGCGCGCCGGGCCGACGAATTCATCTTTCTCGATACGGTGGCCTTCAAGAAGAATTATTTTGAAAATCGCAACCGGATCCGTACGCCGCAGGGATGGGGTTGGGTCACCGTGCCGGTCCTGCTCAAGGGAAGATTCGGGCAGGCGTTTCTGGATGTGGAAATCAACAACCAGGCCCGTTGGGCGGAAGTGTATTGGCGCACGCTTCTGCAGAATTACTCTCGCGCGCCCTACTGGAAAGCCTACGGACCGGTTTTGGAGGAGCTGCTGCTGAAACCGTGGCAAAAGCTCGTGGATCTGAACCTCGCGCTGATCGAGCTGTTGTGGCGCACGTTCGGAATCGCCACCCCGGTGCGCCGGGCTTCGGCGTTGGGAGTGGCGGGCAAAAAGAGCGGGTTGCTGCTCGACATCTGCCGGAAAACCGGCGCCGCCGTGTACCTCTCCGGCCCGAGCGGCAAGGACTACCTCGACCAAGCGCTGTTCATCGACGCGGGAATCGAGGTGGAATTCCATGAATTTCACCATCCGGAATATCCCCAAAGGTTTTCCCCTTTCGTTCCGGGAATGGCCAGCATCGACCTGCTGCTGAACGAGGGGCCGAAGGGGATCCGGTTATTAAATGGAAAGGGATCGTAG
- a CDS encoding PIG-L family deacetylase — protein MRLLAIGAHLDDIEIGCGGTLAEAARKGWDAAMLVLSHSDYVDLDGRVFRTDDQAMLEGREAARKLGDVQLEILDFPTKQIPYDFHVVEAIEAPLRKFKPDVILTHWPHDTHQDHRAVSLASISACRYFNSILFYEPMTPSGRSYSPFRPQVYVAVSPESVQAKRESLLAHDSQYKKYGDIWLDAVIARGVHRGFEIGVGHAECYETLRWQWDLALK, from the coding sequence ATGAGACTGCTCGCGATCGGGGCGCACCTGGACGACATCGAGATCGGCTGCGGCGGAACCCTGGCCGAAGCCGCACGCAAGGGCTGGGACGCCGCGATGCTCGTCCTCTCGCACTCGGATTACGTCGACCTGGACGGACGGGTTTTCCGCACCGACGACCAGGCGATGCTCGAAGGCCGCGAGGCGGCCCGCAAGCTCGGCGATGTGCAGCTCGAAATTTTGGATTTCCCCACCAAGCAAATTCCGTACGATTTCCACGTGGTGGAAGCGATCGAAGCGCCGCTGCGGAAATTCAAGCCGGATGTCATCCTTACCCACTGGCCGCACGACACCCATCAGGACCACCGCGCCGTGTCGCTTGCCTCGATCTCGGCCTGCCGATACTTCAATTCGATTTTGTTTTACGAACCGATGACCCCCTCCGGGCGCTCTTACTCGCCGTTCCGCCCGCAGGTCTACGTGGCCGTCTCGCCGGAGTCGGTTCAGGCCAAGCGCGAATCGCTTCTGGCGCACGATTCGCAGTACAAGAAGTACGGCGATATCTGGCTGGACGCGGTGATCGCCCGCGGAGTCCACCGCGGATTTGAAATCGGCGTCGGCCACGCGGAATGCTACGAAACCCTCCGCTGGCAGTGGGACCTCGCCCTGAAGTAG
- a CDS encoding class I SAM-dependent methyltransferase: MTPGQAKEEERKVLDFYSERWREYGYDTRSLGIGSRESQEVRFEVLSQIGDLRNAAILDVGCGFGDLRTFLERRGIPVRYTGLDIQPAFIEEARRRHPGDAFVCADVERYEPEAPPDYVFISGTFNVKFREDQEAWIFRILGRLFARCRRGVAINLLSTYYDPGHFRDDMFYCRPERAFELAHAVARWVTLRHDYLPHDFTLYLHRKG; the protein is encoded by the coding sequence GTGACCCCCGGACAAGCGAAGGAAGAGGAACGCAAGGTTTTGGATTTTTACTCCGAACGCTGGCGGGAGTACGGCTACGACACCCGCTCGCTTGGAATCGGAAGCCGCGAATCCCAAGAGGTGCGTTTTGAGGTCCTCTCACAGATTGGAGACCTGCGGAACGCGGCGATCCTCGACGTGGGCTGCGGGTTCGGAGATCTACGCACCTTTCTGGAACGGCGCGGGATACCGGTTCGCTATACCGGGCTGGATATCCAGCCGGCATTCATTGAAGAAGCGCGCCGCCGCCATCCCGGCGATGCTTTCGTCTGCGCGGACGTTGAGCGCTATGAGCCGGAAGCGCCGCCGGATTACGTTTTCATCAGCGGGACTTTTAACGTAAAATTCCGGGAGGATCAGGAGGCGTGGATCTTCCGCATCCTGGGCCGGCTGTTTGCGCGCTGCCGGCGCGGCGTGGCGATCAACCTGCTCAGCACCTATTACGATCCGGGGCATTTCCGCGACGACATGTTCTACTGCCGTCCGGAACGCGCCTTCGAGCTGGCGCACGCCGTCGCCCGCTGGGTGACCCTGCGGCACGACTACCTGCCCCATGATTTCACGCTCTACCTCCACCGGAAGGGATGA
- a CDS encoding ABC transporter ATP-binding protein yields the protein MGDLVIRVENLGKQYRIGALQEGYKTIRETMVAAAKAPFRWARRIIRREPAPAREMIWALKEINFEVRQGEVLGIIGRNGAGKSTLLKVLSRITDPTEGRVRLSGRIGSLLEVGTGFHPELTGRENIFLNGAILGMRHAEIDRRFDEIVAFSEIEKFIDTPVKHYSSGMFLRLAFAVAAHLNPEVLLVDEVLAVGDDRFQKKCMGKMESVGKEGRTVLFVSHNMTAIHRLCPRTILLDEGRVAADGDTAEVISHYLNADRSAADCKEWDSPDQAPGDETARLKRVRLLDRGGKQRSTFEIREPVNIEVEYWAFDTKYPFLPIILIHNDDGICVLESAANHDPAYIEKKRHKGIYRSVCRIPGNFLNEGMFAVDVLLRVLVPRRYFIRESNLLSFRVEDSGSGQSVKGDYPRAWSGVVAPILNWETDVRPLGNAGGAGLKKVRK from the coding sequence ATGGGCGACCTCGTCATACGTGTGGAGAACCTCGGCAAGCAATACCGGATCGGCGCCCTCCAGGAGGGATATAAGACCATCCGCGAAACGATGGTGGCGGCGGCCAAAGCCCCCTTCCGCTGGGCGCGGCGGATCATCCGGCGCGAACCCGCCCCTGCGCGGGAAATGATCTGGGCCCTCAAGGAGATCAACTTTGAAGTCCGTCAGGGGGAGGTGCTCGGCATCATCGGCCGCAACGGCGCGGGCAAAAGCACCCTGCTGAAGGTGCTTTCGCGGATCACCGACCCGACCGAGGGGCGGGTACGGCTCTCGGGCCGGATCGGGTCGCTGCTGGAAGTGGGCACCGGCTTCCATCCGGAACTCACCGGGCGGGAGAACATTTTCCTCAACGGCGCGATTCTGGGCATGCGCCACGCCGAGATCGACCGGCGCTTCGACGAGATCGTCGCCTTCTCCGAAATCGAGAAGTTCATCGATACGCCGGTCAAGCATTACTCCAGCGGGATGTTCCTGCGCCTGGCGTTCGCGGTCGCGGCGCACCTCAATCCCGAGGTTCTGCTGGTCGACGAGGTGCTGGCGGTGGGCGACGACCGCTTCCAAAAAAAGTGCATGGGAAAGATGGAAAGCGTCGGCAAGGAAGGGCGCACGGTGCTGTTCGTCTCCCACAACATGACCGCCATCCACCGCCTGTGCCCGCGCACCATCCTGCTCGACGAAGGGCGGGTCGCCGCCGACGGCGATACCGCGGAGGTGATCTCGCACTACCTGAACGCCGACCGCTCGGCGGCCGACTGCAAAGAGTGGGATTCCCCGGACCAGGCTCCCGGCGACGAGACCGCCCGGCTCAAGCGGGTGCGCCTGCTCGACCGCGGCGGCAAACAACGCTCCACCTTCGAGATCCGCGAACCGGTGAACATCGAGGTGGAGTATTGGGCGTTCGATACGAAGTATCCGTTCCTCCCGATCATCCTGATCCACAACGACGACGGCATCTGCGTATTGGAATCCGCGGCCAACCACGATCCGGCGTACATCGAGAAGAAGCGCCACAAGGGGATTTACCGCAGCGTTTGCAGGATCCCGGGGAATTTCCTGAACGAAGGGATGTTTGCGGTCGACGTTCTGCTGCGCGTCCTGGTTCCGCGGAGGTATTTCATCCGCGAATCGAATCTGCTCTCCTTCCGGGTGGAGGACAGCGGATCGGGCCAGTCGGTAAAGGGGGATTACCCACGGGCCTGGTCCGGCGTGGTCGCGCCGATTTTGAATTGGGAAACGGACGTCCGCCCGCTCGGAAACGCCGGCGGGGCCGGTTTGAAGAAGGTGCGCAAGTGA
- a CDS encoding ABC transporter permease: MNKQESLQNDFVGPITEILPSRGWVNLKLHEVWAYRELLFFLTWRDIKVRYKQTVLGALWAIIQPVMTMVVFSLFFGQLAKIPSGDVPYPIFSFAAVVPWTFFSNSVTTSANSLVGSAQLIKKVFFPRLVVPIASVLGNAVDFLLAFTVLILMMLGFGIWPTAAVLWIPWFTLLAFITALGVGLWLSALNVEYRDIRYAVTFLVSIWQFASPVAYSSSLIENDLLRTLYGLNPMAGVIEGFRWSLLGSGVAAAPGPMLWVSTAVSVVLLVTGAFYFRRMERNFADVV; this comes from the coding sequence ATGAATAAACAGGAATCATTGCAAAACGACTTCGTCGGCCCCATCACCGAGATCCTTCCCTCCAGGGGTTGGGTCAACCTAAAACTGCACGAAGTGTGGGCTTACCGCGAACTGCTGTTTTTCCTCACCTGGCGGGATATCAAGGTGCGCTACAAACAGACGGTTCTCGGCGCCCTCTGGGCGATCATTCAGCCGGTCATGACCATGGTCGTGTTCAGCTTGTTCTTCGGACAATTGGCCAAGATCCCGTCAGGGGACGTCCCCTATCCGATCTTCAGCTTCGCGGCTGTGGTGCCGTGGACCTTTTTCTCCAACAGCGTGACGACCTCCGCCAACAGCCTGGTCGGCAGCGCCCAGCTGATCAAGAAGGTCTTCTTTCCGCGCCTGGTCGTCCCCATCGCCAGCGTGCTGGGGAACGCGGTCGATTTTCTGCTGGCGTTCACCGTCCTGATCCTGATGATGCTCGGGTTCGGCATTTGGCCGACGGCGGCGGTGCTGTGGATCCCCTGGTTCACCCTGCTGGCGTTCATCACGGCGCTCGGGGTGGGGTTGTGGCTTTCGGCGCTCAACGTCGAATACCGCGACATCCGTTACGCGGTCACGTTCCTCGTCTCCATCTGGCAGTTCGCCAGCCCGGTCGCCTATTCCAGCAGCCTGATCGAAAACGACCTGTTGCGGACTCTATACGGCCTGAACCCGATGGCGGGCGTCATCGAGGGATTCCGCTGGTCGCTGCTGGGATCCGGTGTGGCTGCCGCCCCCGGACCGATGCTGTGGGTCTCCACAGCCGTATCCGTCGTGCTGCTCGTCACCGGCGCGTTCTATTTCCGCCGGATGGAACGCAACTTCGCGGATGTGGTGTGA
- a CDS encoding four helix bundle protein, with product MEHGQNPTVDRGRRTMADGSQAVVSFRSADDRKQEGGHMAFKFENLEVWKLSLDYLDAVYEHADALPKEEMYNLRSQWIRAATSVSLNIAEGSTGQTDSEQVRFLGYALRSLMESTACL from the coding sequence ATGGAACATGGCCAAAACCCGACCGTGGACCGTGGACGACGGACCATGGCCGATGGTTCACAGGCGGTGGTATCATTTCGATCAGCGGATGATAGAAAACAAGAAGGGGGACATATGGCTTTCAAGTTTGAAAATCTCGAGGTGTGGAAACTTTCGCTGGACTACCTCGATGCGGTTTATGAACATGCCGATGCTTTGCCGAAAGAGGAGATGTACAACCTTCGAAGTCAATGGATTCGGGCGGCGACGTCGGTTTCTTTGAACATCGCAGAAGGTTCCACCGGACAGACCGATTCCGAGCAGGTTCGGTTTCTCGGATATGCGCTTCGATCCCTGATGGAGTCGACTGCCTGCTTATGA
- a CDS encoding HAD family phosphatase, whose translation MKRIDSLRAIVFDFDGVILESANIKTEAFLELYAAYPDKLRQIREYHIGQAGISRYVKFEHIQKNILGQPYTEEDKRRVSAEFERLTRERIFRCPQVPGAEALLMGLRGKVLRIVGSGTPQAELDLIIAMRKMGEWFEELWGTPRLKPDILRDVMARHALSPDQVLMVGDGMSDYDAARETGTRFLARETETAFDRLAVDKVRDMAEMAAWLEEQDDGR comes from the coding sequence TTGAAGCGAATCGACTCACTGCGCGCGATTGTCTTTGATTTCGACGGCGTGATTCTCGAATCCGCCAACATCAAGACCGAAGCCTTCCTGGAACTCTACGCGGCGTACCCGGACAAACTCCGGCAGATCCGCGAGTACCACATCGGCCAGGCCGGCATCTCCCGTTACGTCAAGTTCGAACACATCCAGAAGAACATCCTCGGCCAGCCCTACACCGAGGAGGACAAGCGGCGGGTGAGCGCCGAGTTCGAACGCCTGACCCGCGAGCGGATCTTCCGCTGTCCGCAGGTCCCCGGGGCGGAAGCGCTGCTCATGGGGCTCCGCGGAAAAGTGCTGCGGATCGTCGGCTCGGGCACGCCGCAGGCGGAGCTGGATCTGATCATCGCCATGCGCAAGATGGGGGAATGGTTCGAGGAGCTGTGGGGGACGCCGCGGCTCAAGCCGGATATCCTCCGCGATGTGATGGCGCGGCATGCCCTTTCGCCTGATCAGGTGCTGATGGTCGGGGACGGCATGAGCGATTACGACGCGGCGCGCGAAACCGGCACCCGCTTCCTGGCCCGCGAGACGGAGACGGCCTTCGACCGCTTGGCCGTGGACAAGGTCCGGGATATGGCGGAGATGGCGGCGTGGCTGGAAGAACAAGACGATGGACGATAG